From the Hymenobacter yonginensis genome, one window contains:
- a CDS encoding ABC transporter permease subunit: MIPTNRSWILLLYALLVAGLPLAGLGYAALGSVGVVGPLATGFTGQHWQALLHDTGLLYAALYSLWIATAAVGVSVALALGLVLHAQPTVRRWPLPGLLYVPLIMPALVVAFYLFQLLSGAGWLSRLSFRLGLTASPEAFPELVQDAAGLGIILAHVLLLFPFLTLLLQTIYQESRLDDYRQLTLTLGARPGQFRWRVAVPVLLRRAAPTLLLSFIATLGAYDIPLLLGRPYPQMLSVYIATRLQRFDLSELPAAYLAGFLVAVGLLLLIALLLRVLRVAQAEET, from the coding sequence TTGATACCCACTAACCGCTCTTGGATCCTGCTGCTGTATGCTTTGCTGGTAGCTGGACTGCCGCTGGCCGGGCTCGGCTACGCGGCCTTGGGCAGCGTGGGCGTGGTGGGGCCGCTGGCTACGGGCTTCACCGGCCAGCACTGGCAGGCGCTCCTGCACGATACCGGCCTGCTCTACGCGGCGTTGTACAGCCTGTGGATTGCCACGGCGGCGGTGGGCGTTTCGGTGGCGCTGGCGCTGGGGCTGGTGCTGCACGCGCAGCCCACGGTGCGGCGGTGGCCGCTGCCGGGCCTGCTCTACGTGCCCCTGATTATGCCGGCGCTGGTGGTGGCGTTCTACCTATTTCAGCTGCTGAGCGGGGCCGGCTGGCTTTCCCGGCTCAGCTTCCGGCTGGGTTTGACGGCCAGCCCCGAGGCGTTTCCGGAGCTGGTGCAGGACGCCGCCGGGCTGGGCATCATCCTGGCCCATGTGCTGCTGCTGTTCCCGTTCCTGACGCTGCTGCTCCAAACCATCTACCAAGAAAGCCGCCTCGACGACTACCGCCAGCTCACCCTCACGCTGGGCGCCCGCCCGGGGCAGTTTCGGTGGCGGGTGGCGGTGCCGGTGCTGCTGCGCCGGGCGGCGCCCACGCTGCTGCTCAGCTTCATTGCTACGCTCGGCGCCTACGACATTCCGCTGCTGCTGGGCCGCCCTTACCCCCAGATGCTGAGCGTGTACATCGCCACCCGCCTCCAGCGCTTCGACCTCAGCGAGCTGCCCGCCGCCTACCTGGCGGGTTTTCTGGTGGCGGTGGGCCTGCTACTGCTGATTGCCCTGCTGCTCCGGGTGCTGCGGGTAGCCCAGGCCGAAGAAACCTGA
- a CDS encoding ABC transporter permease, which produces MRSRLLVFLLATLFLLPFGLLGLLAVGEGWRFPDALPPAYSLAALRGLLSADNDLLAGLGRSLLLAGSVAVVATAGGFGVARAVARTGGGQRWLLLSYLPYALPPVLLAVLVQPFIIRMHLSGSVGGVLLGLLLVALPFATLLLGSFWTRQATEYEQLARTLGCTPRQALRLVLLPLAWPLLRTTLVQTFLLSWFDFGLTNLLSVGKVRTLTVQVFTYVGEANAPLAAVASLLLLLPPALLLLANKSALLRKP; this is translated from the coding sequence ATGCGCTCCAGACTGCTCGTTTTCCTATTAGCCACCCTGTTCCTGCTGCCGTTTGGGCTGCTGGGGCTGCTGGCCGTAGGCGAAGGCTGGCGGTTTCCCGACGCGCTGCCGCCCGCCTACTCGCTGGCGGCTTTGCGCGGCCTGCTCTCCGCCGACAACGACCTGCTGGCTGGGCTGGGCCGCAGCCTGCTGCTGGCGGGCTCGGTGGCGGTGGTGGCTACGGCCGGGGGCTTCGGGGTGGCGCGTGCCGTGGCGCGCACTGGCGGTGGGCAACGCTGGCTGTTGCTCAGCTATCTACCCTACGCCCTGCCGCCGGTGCTGCTGGCGGTGCTGGTGCAGCCGTTTATCATCCGGATGCACCTTTCGGGCTCGGTGGGCGGCGTGCTGCTGGGGCTGCTGCTGGTGGCGCTGCCGTTTGCCACGTTGCTGCTGGGTAGCTTCTGGACCCGCCAGGCCACCGAGTACGAGCAATTGGCCCGCACCCTGGGCTGCACGCCCCGGCAGGCGCTGCGGCTGGTGCTGCTGCCGCTGGCCTGGCCGCTGCTGCGCACCACCCTGGTCCAGACATTTCTGCTCAGCTGGTTTGACTTCGGCCTGACCAACCTACTGAGTGTGGGCAAAGTGCGCACCCTCACGGTGCAGGTGTTCACCTACGTGGGCGAGGCCAACGCCCCGCTGGCGGCTGTGGCCTCGCTGCTGCTGCTGCTACCTCCGGCGCTGCTGCTGTTGGCCAACAAATCTGCCCTGCTCCGTAAGCCGTAG